One window from the genome of Fulvivirga lutea encodes:
- a CDS encoding ATP-binding protein translates to MRLIAFTLLFITFGCSTIAQSLDSVAIKNFGTGDYKAASANYSVVMDEMGVLYFANENGILKYDGSEWELIPIVNFGGVYSINISDDGKFYVGGINEYGYLERDSSDGFTYHSLRSSLTKQHEFGAFWQIETVGQDVYFASYEGIVKYDGEGSKHIDINNSGIFVLNNEVIASKFNEYLYKVKGDTTELLNNQFKWKEDNVYSALKSLTDESYVFATSENGLFKYFPQKNEMVQFESSDDEYLKKYGIYDAHIFRDSLYAFSSWSGGLIIMDKYGKILSKIDKSQGMQSNALHDFVVDKRGHVWAGRPTGISYIQWSTDFVQVGYVPKTYITKVRSKYDLDDNLRSLEFHFATPGYDKSDLQYSYYLDGYDQGFGDWVSDVKKEYTNLDGGEYAFKVKAKLPDGSSTQMQVHSFKIPIPWYKTKLFIFLAVLAISALIFVIFRFRTKRLKLLNKRLERIINNRTQELIQQREQLRQANDELIITNTELDNFVYRSSHDLVAPLKSLKGLINLARAEEPNERQSEYLKMMNSSVAKLEDFIKSIMEYSINSKREVVKNDVLLDGIIEGICQDLKYYDNADRVTFYRNYDKDLTIKSDESRLKIVLSNLITNCIKYHNYDQDAPKIEVNVDLNYPKGISTIEIVDNGMGIDKEHLDKIFNMFFRASSDKAEGSGLGLYIVKDTVTKIGGQIDVDSEIGKGTVFKVTLYDSLEVVHEKA, encoded by the coding sequence ATGCGTTTAATCGCCTTTACATTACTTTTCATAACCTTTGGCTGTTCTACCATCGCACAGTCCTTAGATTCTGTTGCCATCAAGAACTTTGGTACCGGAGACTATAAAGCGGCTTCTGCCAACTACTCTGTAGTAATGGATGAAATGGGAGTGCTTTATTTCGCAAACGAAAATGGAATTCTTAAGTATGATGGTAGTGAATGGGAACTAATACCCATAGTCAATTTTGGTGGCGTCTATTCCATTAATATTAGTGACGATGGTAAATTTTATGTAGGTGGCATTAATGAATATGGCTACCTCGAACGTGATTCTTCTGATGGCTTTACATATCATTCACTAAGAAGTTCATTAACAAAGCAACATGAGTTTGGGGCATTCTGGCAGATAGAAACTGTCGGACAGGACGTTTACTTTGCCTCCTATGAAGGAATAGTGAAGTATGATGGCGAAGGTTCAAAGCATATCGACATTAATAATAGCGGAATATTTGTGCTGAACAACGAAGTAATAGCTTCAAAATTTAATGAATACTTATATAAAGTAAAGGGAGATACAACTGAGCTTCTTAATAATCAATTTAAGTGGAAGGAAGACAATGTTTATTCTGCATTAAAAAGTTTAACTGATGAATCCTATGTGTTTGCAACTTCTGAAAATGGCTTGTTTAAGTACTTTCCCCAAAAGAATGAAATGGTTCAGTTTGAATCCTCTGATGACGAGTATCTAAAAAAATATGGTATTTATGATGCACACATTTTTAGGGATAGCTTGTATGCCTTTTCATCCTGGAGCGGAGGACTAATCATCATGGATAAGTATGGTAAAATCTTATCAAAAATTGATAAATCACAAGGAATGCAAAGCAATGCACTGCACGACTTTGTAGTGGATAAAAGAGGCCATGTATGGGCAGGTAGACCAACAGGAATCAGCTATATACAATGGTCAACTGATTTTGTTCAAGTAGGGTATGTCCCAAAAACCTATATCACTAAAGTAAGATCAAAGTATGACCTCGATGACAATTTAAGGTCTTTAGAGTTTCACTTCGCCACGCCCGGATATGACAAATCAGATTTACAGTATTCGTACTATTTGGATGGATATGATCAGGGATTTGGTGATTGGGTAAGCGATGTTAAGAAAGAATACACTAACCTTGATGGTGGTGAATATGCCTTTAAAGTAAAGGCTAAGTTGCCTGACGGGTCATCAACTCAAATGCAGGTACATTCTTTTAAGATACCCATCCCCTGGTATAAGACTAAATTATTCATCTTCCTGGCAGTTCTTGCCATCTCAGCATTGATTTTTGTGATTTTTAGATTTAGAACCAAGCGGCTAAAACTTCTTAACAAACGCCTCGAAAGAATTATTAATAACCGTACCCAAGAACTAATACAGCAAAGGGAACAACTAAGGCAAGCCAATGATGAATTAATTATCACCAATACCGAATTAGACAATTTTGTTTATCGCTCTTCGCATGACTTAGTTGCACCATTAAAGTCCTTAAAAGGTTTAATCAATCTGGCCAGAGCCGAAGAGCCAAATGAAAGGCAAAGTGAATACCTAAAAATGATGAATTCGAGTGTAGCCAAACTTGAAGATTTCATTAAGAGTATAATGGAATACTCAATAAACTCTAAGCGTGAAGTGGTAAAAAATGATGTTTTATTGGACGGCATCATCGAAGGCATTTGTCAGGACCTAAAGTATTACGACAATGCCGATAGGGTGACATTTTATAGGAATTATGATAAGGATCTAACGATTAAGTCAGATGAAAGTCGATTGAAAATTGTACTTAGCAACCTAATTACAAATTGCATTAAGTACCATAATTACGATCAGGACGCACCCAAAATTGAGGTAAATGTTGATCTCAATTACCCTAAAGGTATTTCAACAATAGAAATTGTAGACAATGGTATGGGCATAGATAAAGAGCATTTGGACAAAATTTTCAATATGTTCTTCAGAGCCTCCAGCGATAAGGCCGAAGGGTCTGGCCTTGGGTTATATATTGTGAAGGATACAGTGACCAAAATTGGCGGTCAAATAGATGTAGACTCTGAAATTGGAAAGGGTACGGTATTCAAGGTTACGTTATATGACTCCTTAGAAGTGGTGCACGAGAAGGCATAA
- a CDS encoding PadR family transcriptional regulator gives MKGNHIGELEELVLLTVGALFEESYGVSIMEEIERQTGRSLNISAVHSVLKRLEKKGMVKSKMGGATAERGGRRKRIFNLTNLGKKALDESMEVRSQLYNQIPKVSFNIG, from the coding sequence ATGAAAGGAAATCACATAGGCGAACTTGAAGAATTGGTTTTGCTAACTGTAGGTGCGCTTTTTGAAGAATCTTATGGTGTTAGTATCATGGAAGAAATTGAACGGCAAACCGGAAGATCTCTCAATATAAGTGCCGTGCACTCCGTGTTGAAAAGGTTAGAAAAAAAAGGAATGGTGAAATCGAAAATGGGTGGTGCTACTGCTGAAAGGGGTGGAAGGAGAAAACGAATATTCAATTTAACCAACCTGGGTAAAAAGGCCTTAGATGAGTCTATGGAAGTAAGATCACAATTATACAATCAGATTCCAAAGGTTTCATTCAACATTGGATAA
- a CDS encoding ATP-binding cassette domain-containing protein: MSEELLKAIIQLFAIVAKERVTEDERANIKEFLSVHLNQDAIPYYLQLFDNHCRENVKENEDLDDLDDDTLAFVEDWSKIMAIAKQVNLALTAQQKVVLVAKIIELVYADHEISERQENLIFYIGEALKITRKNIGALKTFVVGEDLEELSSKDILIIDEGSGEYHTKGPRIVSKHLTGLISIFRLADIETYFIKYLGISTLYLNGIALKSRKIEIFPTGSTIRGDKIDTIYYSDVVSRFLHSRHKINITFSAEHLFYHFKSGRAGLQNVNFNVNGGKLIGIMGASGSGKSTLLNVINGNEMPSGGRVLINNINIHDTPELVEGVIGYIPQDDLLMEELSVAQNLYYAARLCFSQYSEEETEELVDKVLLNLGLHEIKHLKVGSPLDKTISGGQRKRVNIGLELLREPSVLYVDEPTSGLSSQDSENIMDLLKELSLRGKLVFVVIHQPSSDIFKMFDDLLILDSGGFQIYYGNPVEAITYFKNVVNAANRKQNACPECGNINPEQIFSIIETKVVNEFGRLTNTRKISPGQWYQYFRENNKPKKIEHTKERIKVSQKIPNFFKQLKVFSIRDLLSKLSDKQYLIINLVQAPILAIFMTFLVRYYATIERDNPHYSFYENDNIPVYFFMSIIVALFMGLTVSAEEIFRDRKILKRERFLNLSKGSYLLSKILILFALSAIQTGSFVIIGNFILGLKDMGLSFWMILFSCSCFSNMLGLNISASFNSAVTIYILIPLLLIPQLLLSGVVINFDKFNPAVSTMDGVPIVGEMMASRWAFEAALVTQYKDNPYEKLFYEVDKKAADAEYKKLYYIPRIESELSNAFVNMRYKLNADMAVDIRKSLEIVRNEVASELERVGDDKFKKLDRLVIERFDSATYNDTKDFLAKLKKMYTNQFVEAEQEKAAILAQFNSSEDGLDSLSTMKFTYQNEAIVTALLNNTSEFRVIELDNRLVRKIYPIYYTDHKPDHFLDFRAKFYVPVKHFAGMYFDTFKFNIVVIWLMTITLFVTLYFDALKRLIKKVTDKKTRLGG; encoded by the coding sequence ATGAGCGAAGAATTACTGAAGGCCATTATCCAGTTATTTGCCATAGTAGCAAAAGAACGGGTAACGGAAGATGAGAGAGCAAATATTAAGGAATTCCTATCAGTTCATCTTAATCAGGATGCAATACCGTATTACCTTCAGTTATTCGATAATCACTGCCGTGAGAATGTTAAGGAAAATGAGGACTTAGATGACCTCGATGATGATACTTTAGCCTTTGTTGAAGACTGGTCAAAAATTATGGCCATTGCGAAACAGGTAAACCTTGCCCTTACAGCTCAGCAAAAGGTTGTGTTAGTGGCTAAAATTATTGAGCTGGTATATGCCGATCATGAGATATCTGAGCGACAGGAGAATCTGATTTTTTACATTGGTGAGGCTTTAAAAATTACCCGTAAAAATATAGGTGCCTTAAAAACGTTTGTGGTTGGTGAAGATTTGGAAGAGTTATCCTCTAAAGACATACTAATTATTGATGAGGGATCTGGAGAATATCATACGAAAGGTCCGAGAATAGTATCTAAGCATTTAACCGGCCTAATTTCAATATTTCGATTAGCTGATATTGAAACTTACTTCATTAAGTATTTAGGTATCAGCACGTTATATCTTAATGGTATTGCGTTAAAGAGTAGAAAAATAGAAATATTTCCTACTGGTAGCACCATTCGGGGAGATAAGATTGATACCATTTACTACAGCGATGTTGTCAGCAGATTCCTTCACTCCAGACATAAGATTAATATAACGTTCAGTGCGGAACACCTCTTTTATCATTTTAAAAGCGGTAGGGCCGGACTGCAAAATGTAAACTTCAATGTTAACGGTGGGAAACTTATTGGTATCATGGGTGCCAGTGGCTCCGGAAAATCTACTTTGCTCAACGTTATTAATGGTAATGAGATGCCTTCTGGCGGTAGAGTGCTTATTAATAATATTAATATTCATGATACACCCGAATTGGTTGAAGGTGTGATAGGTTATATCCCACAGGACGACCTTCTGATGGAAGAACTTTCTGTAGCGCAAAACCTATATTATGCGGCCAGATTGTGCTTTAGTCAGTATTCCGAAGAAGAAACAGAAGAACTCGTTGATAAGGTTTTATTGAACCTTGGCTTACATGAAATTAAGCATTTAAAAGTAGGCTCTCCGCTCGACAAAACCATTAGTGGCGGACAAAGAAAGCGAGTAAATATTGGCTTAGAGCTACTTCGTGAGCCCAGTGTATTATATGTAGATGAACCAACATCGGGTTTATCATCGCAGGATTCTGAGAATATCATGGATCTTTTGAAGGAATTATCCCTAAGAGGCAAGCTGGTTTTTGTGGTGATACACCAGCCATCGTCAGATATTTTTAAAATGTTTGACGATCTATTGATACTCGATTCCGGTGGATTTCAGATTTATTATGGCAACCCTGTTGAAGCAATCACTTACTTCAAGAATGTGGTCAATGCTGCTAATCGAAAGCAAAATGCTTGTCCTGAATGTGGCAATATTAATCCAGAACAGATTTTCAGTATCATCGAAACCAAGGTGGTGAATGAATTTGGGAGGCTAACCAACACCCGAAAGATATCTCCGGGGCAATGGTACCAATACTTCAGGGAGAATAATAAACCGAAGAAAATAGAGCATACGAAAGAGCGAATAAAGGTCTCTCAGAAGATTCCTAACTTCTTTAAACAGCTAAAAGTATTCTCAATCAGAGATTTGCTTTCAAAACTTAGCGACAAGCAGTATTTGATCATTAACCTGGTTCAAGCGCCTATTCTTGCCATTTTTATGACGTTTTTAGTGCGGTATTATGCCACTATCGAAAGAGATAATCCGCATTATTCATTCTACGAGAATGATAACATTCCTGTCTATTTCTTCATGAGTATTATCGTTGCTCTTTTTATGGGTTTAACGGTTAGTGCCGAAGAAATATTTAGAGACAGGAAGATACTGAAGCGAGAGCGCTTCTTAAATCTTAGTAAAGGCAGTTATTTACTTTCAAAAATCTTGATACTGTTTGCCCTATCTGCTATACAGACAGGCTCATTTGTGATCATTGGAAACTTTATTCTTGGTTTGAAGGATATGGGCTTGTCTTTCTGGATGATCTTGTTCAGCTGTTCGTGCTTTTCGAATATGCTTGGCTTAAATATTTCTGCCTCCTTTAATTCAGCTGTTACCATTTACATTCTTATCCCATTGCTTTTAATACCACAGTTACTGCTAAGCGGTGTTGTGATTAACTTCGATAAGTTTAATCCTGCCGTAAGCACCATGGATGGTGTGCCGATAGTAGGAGAGATGATGGCTTCTCGCTGGGCATTTGAAGCTGCACTTGTCACTCAATACAAGGATAATCCTTACGAAAAGCTATTTTACGAAGTTGATAAGAAGGCTGCAGATGCTGAGTATAAGAAGTTATATTATATACCCCGAATTGAATCTGAGCTTTCTAATGCATTTGTAAATATGCGTTATAAGCTAAATGCGGACATGGCAGTTGACATTAGAAAATCGTTGGAGATAGTTCGAAATGAAGTGGCTAGCGAATTGGAGCGGGTAGGAGACGATAAATTCAAGAAGTTAGATAGATTGGTTATTGAGCGTTTTGATTCAGCTACTTATAATGATACAAAAGATTTCTTGGCGAAATTAAAGAAAATGTACACTAATCAGTTTGTTGAAGCTGAACAAGAAAAGGCTGCTATTTTGGCTCAATTTAATTCGTCAGAAGATGGTCTGGATTCTTTGAGTACCATGAAATTTACCTATCAAAATGAAGCTATTGTTACCGCCTTGCTTAACAATACATCAGAATTTAGAGTAATTGAGTTAGATAACAGGCTGGTTAGGAAAATTTACCCAATTTATTATACTGACCATAAGCCTGACCATTTTCTTGACTTTAGAGCGAAATTCTATGTGCCTGTAAAACATTTTGCAGGCATGTACTTCGATACGTTTAAATTCAATATAGTGGTAATCTGGTTGATGACCATCACCTTATTTGTTACACTTTATTTCGATGCGCTAAAAAGATTAATCAAAAAAGTTACCGATAAAAAAACAAGGTTAGGGGGCTAA
- a CDS encoding sensor histidine kinase translates to MFISILLFSGFYVLTQTYFWLVSIWLFLGALIMLVSLIHTIERHQRDLTNFLIGISQNDFSIYYKGKGKNKLDREMQAAFSIISDKMLELRKISEANYHFLKAVVEHSSIAMLGYVENTGEITLLNNAAKQIFGSQFIKNIKQLNSIDSHLFETIKGLESGDRSLLKLQHDNELVNLSISAKELKLNDEMYKLVSLQNINAELDEKELESWQKLIRVLTHEIKNSVIPISTLTEVINQLILDSNGNLKELASLDEEDSEDVKQGLKTVEKRSKGLVKFVNSYSEFAKIPEPNLEKVSIKVLFDDVTSLLKESFQKNKVELDIQSTPAELLIDHELIEQVLINLLKNALEAVKDIPDATVTMQNYITADGRNSITITDNGPGIDQNTLENIFVPFFTTKKEGSGIGLSLSKQIMRAHKGSIKLVPLETGTRATLEF, encoded by the coding sequence GTGTTCATATCTATCTTACTTTTTTCAGGATTTTACGTGCTCACTCAAACCTATTTCTGGCTGGTTTCAATTTGGCTGTTTCTTGGAGCATTGATTATGCTGGTATCGCTGATTCACACGATAGAAAGGCACCAACGGGATCTTACTAATTTTTTAATTGGCATCAGTCAGAATGATTTTTCTATTTATTACAAAGGCAAAGGAAAAAATAAATTAGACAGAGAAATGCAAGCGGCCTTTTCAATCATTTCTGATAAGATGCTTGAGCTGAGAAAAATTAGTGAGGCTAATTACCACTTTTTAAAAGCTGTGGTTGAACATTCCTCCATAGCTATGCTTGGTTACGTAGAAAATACAGGCGAAATAACACTTTTAAATAATGCTGCCAAACAGATATTTGGTAGCCAATTCATTAAGAATATCAAGCAGTTAAACTCTATCGATTCGCATCTCTTTGAAACAATTAAGGGACTTGAAAGCGGGGATCGCTCCTTACTAAAACTTCAGCATGACAATGAGTTGGTCAACTTATCTATTAGTGCCAAGGAATTAAAACTGAATGATGAGATGTATAAACTCGTTTCATTGCAGAATATCAATGCTGAACTGGATGAAAAAGAACTAGAGTCGTGGCAGAAATTGATTCGTGTGTTAACTCATGAAATTAAAAACTCCGTTATCCCAATTTCTACTCTTACAGAGGTAATTAATCAGCTTATATTAGATTCAAATGGCAATCTAAAGGAATTAGCCTCTCTAGATGAAGAGGATAGTGAAGATGTGAAACAGGGGCTTAAAACAGTTGAAAAAAGAAGTAAAGGATTAGTGAAGTTTGTTAACTCATACAGTGAGTTTGCCAAAATACCGGAACCTAATTTAGAGAAAGTATCAATCAAAGTATTGTTTGATGATGTTACATCACTACTGAAAGAATCTTTTCAGAAAAACAAGGTTGAACTAGACATACAGTCTACTCCAGCAGAATTGTTAATTGACCATGAGCTGATAGAACAGGTGTTAATTAATCTTTTAAAAAATGCACTTGAAGCAGTAAAAGATATTCCTGACGCTACCGTAACGATGCAAAATTACATTACAGCTGATGGCCGCAATTCTATAACAATTACAGATAATGGCCCTGGAATTGATCAAAATACATTAGAGAATATTTTTGTTCCTTTTTTTACAACAAAAAAAGAAGGCTCAGGTATTGGCCTGAGCCTTTCAAAACAAATTATGCGAGCTCACAAGGGTTCTATTAAGCTGGTTCCTTTAGAAACAGGAACAAGAGCCACGCTAGAGTTTTAA
- a CDS encoding ABC transporter permease — MKVTPPKWADKFLAWYCNPELLEEIQGDVYELFEKRLEQNTARAKRLFVWDVIRFFRWSTIKRTTTQNNYLNNTIMLGNYFKTGYRNLLKDKVTTTISVLGLSLAVGCAITTFFCIDYFIGMDAFHLNKERIYQVINVVNDNGHHQKYSDVPITLESKLRDIADVEKVTRIEYGNGNMRYEDNVFSEFIHFVDPDFKEIFSFPTKQMEPDALSEKSKIIISDRIAQKYFGQTNPIGKQVSIKFKDDKILAFQIGGVLDKTPPRHSFNPNVIISIDVFKELRPEEYESLSYDTDAIFVMVHDGAGPTAANDILKATVEEQNNVQANKKVISSSLLSYNHVLDINYEIVGSIMGGGHPAGRIALGVTSILLLLLACSNYINISVSSASKRLKEIAMRKVLGGSRGMIMRQFIIENILVCLIAVIIGTFLSYFFLLPGFNMAMPVEIPFSSYNMLNNVLLYAGLLIGLGLLSGLYPALFISKFQPISIFRGSQKFGRKSWLSRILLTFQFVIAFFTIVGSFVFTDASLQLANADWGYTPNDIISTPTVKNSTSEALYNKIVSNSSVQQAAKSFGHIGPYNPLISARYGETTVQTNSYEIDHNYVDVMGLEILEGRPFNEKGDYQKIIINEKLVRKMGWDAPLREHLVIDSTRYDVIGVVKDVVISDYYGGMSPMLFKPLHDKEPNYITFKTQENASMKAMSDLKGYWKELAPDDPFDGFYQAKIMDSFFDENQMNMLIISFLAVVTLIIASIGLYGLVAYNISRRMKEFSIRKVLGANLFYIIKLINKEYMWLLVVALIIGAPFGVYMMNQLIASVYPDTTQMTAYPVIVAILIIMLSFIITVARQVYKVGKANPVNNLRGD, encoded by the coding sequence ATGAAAGTTACACCACCAAAATGGGCCGATAAGTTTCTAGCATGGTATTGTAATCCTGAACTACTCGAGGAAATACAAGGGGATGTATATGAACTCTTTGAGAAACGATTAGAACAGAATACTGCAAGAGCAAAGCGCCTTTTTGTCTGGGATGTCATCAGGTTCTTTCGCTGGTCAACGATTAAAAGAACAACAACTCAAAATAACTATTTAAACAACACAATTATGCTCGGAAATTATTTTAAAACTGGTTATCGTAACTTACTTAAGGATAAAGTTACCACCACAATAAGCGTTCTAGGGTTATCATTAGCCGTAGGTTGCGCCATTACCACCTTCTTTTGCATCGATTACTTTATTGGAATGGATGCTTTTCATTTAAATAAAGAAAGAATTTATCAAGTAATTAATGTAGTTAATGACAATGGACATCATCAGAAATACAGTGATGTACCCATAACCTTAGAAAGCAAATTAAGGGATATTGCAGATGTTGAGAAGGTTACAAGAATAGAATATGGCAATGGAAACATGCGTTATGAAGACAATGTTTTTAGTGAGTTTATCCATTTTGTTGATCCTGATTTTAAAGAAATTTTCAGCTTTCCAACAAAACAAATGGAACCTGATGCTCTTTCAGAAAAGTCTAAAATCATAATCAGTGATAGAATAGCTCAGAAGTATTTTGGACAAACCAACCCAATAGGTAAACAAGTATCAATCAAGTTTAAGGATGATAAAATTTTAGCATTTCAAATTGGCGGTGTGTTGGACAAAACGCCACCAAGACACAGCTTTAATCCTAATGTAATTATATCCATCGATGTATTTAAAGAATTAAGGCCAGAAGAGTATGAATCACTTTCGTACGATACAGATGCCATATTTGTGATGGTACATGATGGTGCAGGACCAACAGCAGCGAATGATATTTTAAAGGCCACAGTTGAAGAGCAAAATAATGTACAAGCCAATAAGAAAGTAATTAGCTCCAGTTTGCTATCTTATAACCATGTTTTGGATATTAACTATGAAATTGTTGGTAGCATAATGGGCGGTGGGCATCCGGCAGGTAGAATAGCGCTCGGTGTTACTTCTATTCTTCTTTTACTACTGGCCTGTTCAAATTACATTAACATTTCTGTAAGCTCAGCAAGTAAAAGGCTCAAGGAAATTGCTATGAGAAAAGTATTAGGCGGCAGCAGAGGGATGATTATGAGGCAATTTATTATTGAAAATATTTTAGTATGTCTCATTGCGGTTATAATAGGTACATTCTTAAGCTACTTTTTTCTGTTGCCGGGGTTTAATATGGCTATGCCTGTTGAAATACCTTTTTCGTCCTACAATATGCTGAATAATGTACTGCTTTATGCAGGCCTTTTAATTGGGTTGGGTTTATTGTCTGGATTATACCCTGCGTTATTTATTTCAAAATTTCAGCCAATAAGTATTTTTAGAGGGTCGCAAAAGTTTGGTAGAAAATCATGGTTGAGCAGAATATTACTCACATTTCAATTTGTGATCGCTTTTTTTACCATTGTTGGAAGTTTTGTTTTTACCGATGCCAGTTTGCAGTTGGCCAATGCCGATTGGGGTTATACTCCTAATGATATCATTTCAACACCTACTGTAAAAAATAGTACTTCAGAAGCACTGTACAACAAAATAGTGTCTAATTCTTCAGTGCAGCAGGCGGCAAAATCTTTTGGACATATTGGTCCATATAACCCCTTAATTTCTGCCCGATATGGTGAGACAACCGTCCAAACCAATAGTTATGAAATTGATCATAATTATGTAGATGTAATGGGGCTAGAAATACTGGAAGGAAGACCTTTTAATGAGAAGGGTGATTATCAAAAAATAATTATTAATGAAAAATTAGTGAGAAAAATGGGCTGGGATGCTCCACTACGAGAACATTTGGTTATTGACTCTACGAGATACGATGTGATAGGAGTGGTAAAGGATGTTGTAATTAGTGATTATTATGGAGGCATGTCCCCGATGCTATTTAAACCTTTGCATGATAAAGAACCGAACTACATCACCTTTAAAACGCAAGAAAATGCATCAATGAAAGCGATGTCAGATTTAAAAGGTTATTGGAAGGAATTAGCACCGGACGACCCTTTTGATGGATTTTATCAAGCCAAGATTATGGATAGTTTTTTTGATGAGAATCAAATGAATATGCTTATCATTTCGTTTCTGGCGGTTGTTACCTTGATAATTGCAAGCATCGGCTTATATGGGTTGGTAGCTTATAATATTAGCAGACGCATGAAAGAGTTTAGTATTAGAAAGGTGCTTGGCGCTAACTTATTTTACATCATCAAACTGATTAACAAAGAATATATGTGGCTGCTTGTTGTTGCACTTATTATAGGGGCACCATTTGGAGTTTATATGATGAACCAACTCATAGCCAGTGTTTACCCTGATACAACACAAATGACAGCTTACCCAGTTATAGTTGCCATCCTCATTATTATGCTTTCGTTTATCATAACAGTGGCTAGACAGGTGTACAAAGTAGGAAAAGCCAATCCGGTAAATAATTTAAGAGGAGATTAA